The Juglans regia cultivar Chandler chromosome 2, Walnut 2.0, whole genome shotgun sequence genome includes a window with the following:
- the LOC108995481 gene encoding protein EMBRYO DEFECTIVE 514 has product MAEETAPELAEVNSAAQEMELEPVGPDQDPRDDDKNGVESAATNSDVPGSKRAREEGSEEEVDNVVLEKKKRVEKSVEEERLEKQGEEGEEEEKAPVRVSLGPKIFESSLEMFDYFYKFLHYWPPNLNINKYEHLVLIDLLKKGHPEPGTKIGGGINAFQVRYHPLWKSRCFFFVREDESVDDFSFRKCVDNILPLPEEMKIKPSVDKALSGRGGKGRGGHGGRGGGRGRGRGRGGKSRN; this is encoded by the exons ATGGCCGAAGAGACCGCACCTGAACTCGCCGAAGTAAACTCGGCTGCCCAAGAGATGGAACTCGAACCTGTTGGACCCGATCAGGACCCGAGGGACGACGACAAAAACGGGGTCGAATCCGCGGCGACGAATAGCGACGTCCCGGGTTCGAAGCGTGCGAGAGAAGAAGGGTCCGAAGAAGAAGTAGACAACGTCgttttggagaagaagaagagggtggAGAAGTCCGTGGAAGAAGAGCGGTTGGAGAAGCAGGGGGAAGaaggggaggaggaggagaaggcgCCGGTTCGGGTCAGCTTGGGTCCAAAGATTTTCGAGTCGTCGCTGGAGATGTTCGACTACTTCTACAAGTTTCTCCATTACTGGCCACCGAATCTCAATATCAACAAG TATGAGCACTTGGTGTTGATTGACCTACTTAAGAAGGGTCATCCAGAGCCAGGCACAAAGATTGGGGGAGGCATCAATGCTTTTCAAGTGCGATACCATCCATTATGGAAAAGTAGGTGCTTCTTCTTCGTCAGAGAGGATGAATCTGTTGATGATTTTAGCTTCAGGAAGTGCGTGGATAATATACTTCCCCTACCAGAAGAGATGAAGATAAAACCCAGTGTTGACAAGGCATTAAGTGGTCGTGGTGGTAAGGGTCGTGGTGGCCATGGTGGTAGAGGTGGAGGCCGTGGACGTGGCCGTGGAAGAGGGGGTAAGTCGAGGAACTGA
- the LOC108995442 gene encoding protein RKD2-like has product MGSQSSPNGWWSKNEMVYGDDDPFLFQNQMPSVEYLSSGYSLMDWQYELPIVESFLDAFPLMQERFPTDDDPLYTPLELESIATSTVIQDDVCYGYGSRLGVWNEMDTNIKPENQDLMLCENDKKDTDRSEEEGKMKRDCREERCSSSSRLLSRKTISQLFYMPIMQAAKELNVGLTLLKKRCRELGIRRWPHRKLMSLQTLIKDIEVLGKEEGEESEAKLRNAIEILEREKKLLEEIPDMQLEDNTKRLRQACFKANYKKRKLGRDRSMM; this is encoded by the exons ATGGGGAGCCAGAGTAGTCCCAATGGTTGGTGGTCTAAGAATGAAATGGTCTATGGAGATGACGACCCTTTCCTCTTTCAAAACCAAATGCCTTCAGTAGAGTACTTAAG TAGTGGGTATTCTCTAATGGATTGGCAGTATGAATTGCCTATAGTAGAGAGCTTTCTAGATGCCTTTCCCTTGATGCAGGAGAGATTCCCTACTGATGATGATCCTCTGTATACACCTTTGGAACTTGAATCAATTGCCACAAGTACTGTAATTCAAG ATGATGTTTGCTATGGTTATGGGAGTCGGTTAGGAGTTTGGAATGAGATGGATACTAACATTAAACCTGAGAACCAAGATTTAATGTTGTGCGAAAATGATAAAAAGGACACGGACCGGAGTGAAGAGGAggggaagatgaagagagattgCAGGGAAGAGAGATGCAGCAGTAGTTCAAGATTATTGTCCAGGAAAACCATTTCTCAGTTGTTTTACATGCCCATAATGCAGGCAGCCAAAGAGCTTAACGTGGGTCTCACACTTTTGAAGAAAAGGTGTAGGGAGTTAGGTATTCGTAGGTGGCCCCATCGGAAGCTGATGAGCCTTCAAACCCTAATAAAAGACATAGAG GTGTTGGGtaaagaggaaggagaagagagtGAAGCAAAATTGAGAAATGCAATAGAGATATTAGAGAGGGAGAAGAAGTTGTTGGAGGAAATCCCAGATATGCAACTTGAGGACAACACGAAGCGGCTAAGGCAAGCTTGTTTTAAAGCTAACTATAAGAAGAGAAAGCTCGGAAGGGATCGATCGATGATGTAA
- the LOC108995464 gene encoding LOW QUALITY PROTEIN: malate dehydrogenase, chloroplastic (The sequence of the model RefSeq protein was modified relative to this genomic sequence to represent the inferred CDS: inserted 1 base in 1 codon), which produces MAATSAATFSIGTNVSLGRKAGSLPQSKPFGVRFNSQNPLKSFSGLKAAICDCESEXSFLSKETIAALRGSFAPKAQNENQSSHYHLQPQATFKVAVLGAAGGIGQPLALLIKMSPLVSTLNLYDIGNVKGVSADLSHCNTPSQVLDFTGPSELANCLKGANVVVIPAGVPRKPGMTRDDLFNINAGIVRNLIEAVADNCPDAFIHIISNPVNSTVPIAAEVLKQKGVYDPKKLFGVTTLDVVRANTFVAQKKNLKLIDVDVPVVGGHAGITILPLLSKTKPSVSFTDEEIQELTVRIQNAGTEVVEAKAGTGSATLSMAYAAARFVESSLRALDGDGDVYECCYVQSDLTELPFFASRVKLGRQGVEALITSDLQGLTEYEQKALEALKPELRSSIEKGLAFAQKQTVTA; this is translated from the exons ATGGCAGCAACTTCAGCAGCTACCTTTTCAATTGGAACAAATGTCTCCCTTGGCCGCAAAGCAGGCTCACTTCCTCAATCAAAGCCTTTTGGTGTGAGGTTTAACTCCCAGAACCCGCTAAAGAGTTTCAGTGGCCTCAAGGCTGCAATCTGTGACTGTGAGTCGG TCTCCTTCTTAAGCAAGGAAACCATTGCCGCTCTTCGAGGCTCTTTTGCCCCGAAGGCCCAGAACGAAAATCAGAGTTCTCATTATCACCTGCAGCCCCAGGCAACTTTCAAAGTGGCAGTTCTTGGAGCTGCTGGAGGGATAGGTCAGCCCTTGGCGCTTCTTATCAAAATGTCTCCATTGGTTTCTACCTTGAACCTTTATGATATAGGAAATGTCAAGGGAGTTTCAGCTGATCTCAGTCACTGCAACACTCCTTCGCAAGTTCTGGACTTCACTGGACCTTCTGAATTAGCCAATTGCTTGAAAGGCGCAAATGTCGTTGTCATACCTGCTGGGGTTCCAAGGAAACCCGGTATGACTCGTGATGACCTCTTCAACATCAATGCTGGCATAGTTAGGAACTTGATTGAGGCTGTTGCTGATAACTGCCCTGATGCCTTCATCCATATTATTAGTAATCCAGTTAACTCAACGGTGCCAATTGCCGCAGAAGTTCTGAAGCAGAAGGGTGTATATGACCCAAAGAAGCTCTTTGGTGTCACTACACTGGATGTTGTGAGGGCAAACACTTTTGTTGCTCAGAAGAAGAACCTAAAGCTGATTGATGTTGATGTCCCAGTTGTGGGAGGACATGCAGGGATAACTATTCTACCCCTGCTATCAAAGACAAAACCCTCAGTTAGCTTTACCGATGAAGAAATTCAAGAGCTGACTGTAAGGATCCAAAATGCTGGGACAGAAGTTGTGGAGGCAAAAGCAGGTACCGGGTCTGCTACATTATCAATGGCATATGCAGCAGCGAGATTTGTTGAGTCGTCTCTTCGTGCACTTGACGGAGATGGGGATGTATACGAGTGCTGCTATGTTCAGTCAGATCTGACCGAGCTTCCATTCTTTGCGTCTAGAGTTAAGCTTGGAAGGCAAGGTGTGGAAGCTTTGATTACCTCCGACCTCCAAGGTCTGACTGAATATGAGCAGAAGGCTCTGGAAGCCCTTAAGCCAGAATTGAGGTCCAGCATTGAGAAGGGGCTTGCGTTTGCTCAGAAGCAAACAGTGACTGCATAA